Proteins encoded within one genomic window of Acidimicrobiales bacterium:
- a CDS encoding M48 family metallopeptidase codes for MTSPFSTWRRVPNRPDDWFSVDELTRSRDYQRPLTRLKVIRGAVTAVTIGLFILVEAGPRLIDWVGATNWVVQLLVVIVALELISLVYNPILDWWVDLVHDKRWGLSNQTPRGFVADQVKSLALGIVMYLILLVPLYALIRGTDLWWVWGWLLLVGFSVGLGFVYPIVIAPIFNTFTPLDDDDLEARIADIADRAGVGIEGAYVADESRRSTRDNAYVAGLGATRRVVLFDTILEHPPEVVAQVVAHEVGHWRLHHLRRQIPLAAGLALAMMLALRALSEWDGLWSWAGMTGLGDPASLPILLVAIQLGFGAMGVVSSLVSRAFERQADVQALELLDDPDRMQDMIRRLHVKNLSDLDPGVFKRLQASHPPAAERMALVDAWVGARN; via the coding sequence GTGACCTCACCCTTCTCCACCTGGCGCCGCGTCCCCAACCGCCCCGACGACTGGTTCAGCGTCGACGAGCTGACCCGCTCGCGCGACTACCAGCGCCCGCTCACCCGGCTGAAGGTGATCCGGGGCGCGGTCACCGCGGTCACCATCGGCCTGTTCATCCTCGTCGAGGCCGGCCCGCGGCTGATCGACTGGGTGGGCGCCACCAACTGGGTCGTCCAGCTGCTGGTGGTCATCGTCGCCCTCGAGCTCATCTCCCTGGTCTACAACCCGATCCTCGACTGGTGGGTCGACCTCGTGCACGACAAGCGGTGGGGTCTGTCCAACCAGACCCCCAGGGGGTTCGTGGCCGACCAGGTGAAGAGCCTGGCGCTCGGCATCGTCATGTACCTGATCCTGCTCGTGCCCCTCTATGCCCTCATCCGGGGCACCGACCTGTGGTGGGTCTGGGGCTGGCTGCTGCTGGTCGGCTTCAGCGTTGGCCTGGGCTTCGTGTACCCCATCGTCATCGCCCCGATCTTCAACACCTTCACCCCGCTCGACGATGACGACCTCGAGGCCCGCATCGCCGACATCGCCGATCGGGCAGGGGTCGGCATCGAAGGTGCCTACGTCGCCGACGAGAGCCGCCGCTCGACCCGAGACAACGCCTATGTCGCCGGGCTGGGCGCCACCCGTCGCGTCGTGCTCTTCGACACCATCCTCGAGCACCCTCCCGAGGTCGTCGCCCAGGTCGTCGCCCATGAGGTCGGCCACTGGCGCCTGCACCACCTGCGCCGTCAGATCCCCCTCGCCGCGGGCCTGGCGCTGGCCATGATGTTGGCGCTGCGGGCGTTGTCGGAGTGGGACGGGCTGTGGTCCTGGGCGGGGATGACCGGCCTCGGCGACCCCGCGTCGCTGCCGATCCTCCTCGTCGCCATCCAGCTCGGATTCGGCGCCATGGGGGTCGTCTCCTCGCTCGTGTCCCGTGCCTTCGAACGCCAGGCCGACGTCCAGGCCCTCGAACTGCTCGACGACCCCGACCGCATGCAGGACATGATCCGCCGGTTGCACGTGAAGAACCTCTCCGACCTCGACCCCGGGGTGTTCAAGCGGCTGCAGGCCAGCCATCCCCCGGCGGCAGAGCGCATGGCCCTCGTCGATGCCTGGGTGGGCGCCCGCAACTGA
- a CDS encoding metalloregulator ArsR/SmtB family transcription factor: MDVKPIAACCEPLLDAPLSESEAEDLAAAFKVLADPARLRLFSLIASAGQGEACACDLVEPLGKSQPTVSHHLAVLTDAGLVTREKRGRWAWYRANADRLAVLADALGSALAV, from the coding sequence ATGGACGTGAAGCCGATCGCTGCCTGCTGTGAACCGCTCCTCGACGCGCCGCTCTCGGAGTCAGAGGCCGAGGATCTGGCGGCGGCGTTCAAGGTGCTCGCCGACCCCGCCCGGTTGCGGCTGTTCTCGCTCATCGCCAGTGCCGGTCAGGGCGAAGCGTGTGCCTGCGACCTGGTCGAGCCGTTGGGCAAGAGCCAGCCGACGGTCTCGCACCACCTGGCGGTCCTCACCGACGCCGGCCTGGTCACCCGCGAGAAGCGGGGCCGCTGGGCGTGGTACCGCGCCAACGCCGACCGTCTCGCGGTGCTGGCCGATGCGCTCGGCTCCGCTCTGGCCGTCTGA
- a CDS encoding ArsI/CadI family heavy metal resistance metalloenzyme, whose translation MSRVQLALNVADVDTAVDFYSKLFGTEPHKRRDGYANFEIAEPPLKLVLIQNESADSGSLNHLGVEVDSTDDVTAATRRLADQGMDTDVEDQVDCCFAVQDKVWIDGADGTRWEIYTITDDGGASVPSAVSACCAS comes from the coding sequence ATGTCCCGAGTCCAGCTCGCCCTCAACGTCGCCGACGTCGACACCGCCGTCGACTTCTACTCGAAGCTCTTCGGCACCGAACCCCACAAGCGCCGCGACGGCTACGCCAACTTCGAGATCGCCGAACCCCCGCTCAAGCTGGTGCTCATCCAGAACGAGTCGGCCGACAGCGGCAGCCTCAACCACCTCGGGGTCGAGGTCGACTCCACCGACGACGTCACCGCCGCCACCCGCCGCCTCGCCGACCAGGGCATGGACACCGACGTCGAGGACCAGGTCGACTGCTGCTTCGCGGTGCAGGACAAGGTGTGGATCGACGGCGCCGACGGCACCAGGTGGGAGATCTACACGATCACCGACGACGGCGGGGCATCGGTGCCATCGGCGGTCTCGGCCTGCTGCGCCAGCTGA
- a CDS encoding NUDIX hydrolase produces the protein MSRPLVRAAGTVPWRIGDAGPEVLVVHRPHYGDWTVPKGKLDPGEGWADAAVRETEEETGFVGELGPQLCATAYAVTAGPKLVRYWLLRVAGGRFSPNDEVDEIRWLPVDQARSLVLYPTDRAVLGSAAAQLAQQAETADGTDAPPSSVIV, from the coding sequence GTGAGCCGCCCGCTGGTTCGGGCGGCAGGCACGGTCCCGTGGCGGATCGGCGATGCCGGCCCCGAAGTGCTCGTCGTGCATCGTCCCCACTACGGCGACTGGACGGTCCCGAAGGGAAAGCTCGACCCCGGCGAGGGTTGGGCCGATGCCGCGGTGCGCGAGACCGAGGAGGAGACCGGGTTCGTCGGCGAGCTCGGTCCACAGCTGTGCGCCACCGCGTATGCGGTCACCGCCGGACCGAAGCTGGTCCGGTACTGGCTGCTGCGGGTGGCCGGTGGCCGGTTCTCGCCCAACGACGAGGTCGATGAGATCCGTTGGCTTCCGGTGGACCAGGCCCGTTCGTTGGTGCTGTACCCGACCGATCGGGCGGTGCTGGGCTCGGCTGCTGCTCAGCTGGCGCAGCAGGCCGAGACCGCCGATGGCACCGATGCCCCGCCGTCGTCGGTGATCGTGTAG
- a CDS encoding RNA degradosome polyphosphate kinase — MALVEAEDTARFFNRELSWLQFNTRVLELGEDADQPLLERAKYLAIFSQNLDEFFQVRVAGLKEQVAAGITKRTPDGRSPAQQLLEIRESVEALIVRQERTFIEEMVPELAAAGIVFSEYHDLDEDDRKFLDEEFEHRIFPVLTPLAVDPGHPFPYISDLSLNLAVVVRNPDTDEVLFARVKVPSLLPRFVVLPDGERFVPLEQVIAAHLGQLFPGMVVDEHVPFRVTRNADLTLDEDEAEDLLSAVEVELRRRRFGAAVRLEVDLTMSESIRSLLVRELELTDDDVYPHAGPLGLGGLWSLHELARPDLKDPAWAPVTEPRLTDTDDEPLDIFAELGKGPVLVHHPYSSFAASVEEFVRQAAIDPKVLAIKLTLYRTSGDSPIIGSLIRAAERGKQVAVLIELKARFDEQANIEWARRLEQAGVHVAYGFAGLKIHTKTVLVVRNESDRIRRYCHIGTGNYNPKTARLYEDLGLLSADDDLGADLTQLFNFLTGYAREVSYRRLLVAPHRLRDRIVELIRGEVAAGPERGRIRMKMNSLVDATMIEELYAAGAAGIPIDLIIRGICCLRPGVPGLSEHISVRSIVGRYLEHSRIFHFANGAGPGRDAYFIGSADLMPRNLDRRVEALVGIDDPDLQGRLAEVIEINLADDQHSWELGPDGEWSRTKGPLGRNAHLELQQLALERSARPVRAG, encoded by the coding sequence GTGGCACTGGTCGAGGCAGAGGACACAGCTCGGTTCTTCAACCGCGAGCTGTCGTGGTTGCAGTTCAACACCCGTGTGCTCGAACTGGGAGAGGATGCCGACCAGCCCCTGCTCGAACGGGCCAAGTACCTGGCCATCTTCAGTCAGAACCTCGACGAGTTCTTCCAGGTGCGCGTCGCGGGCCTGAAGGAGCAGGTGGCGGCAGGCATCACCAAGCGCACCCCCGACGGACGCAGTCCCGCCCAGCAGCTGCTGGAGATCCGCGAGTCGGTCGAGGCGCTCATCGTCCGCCAGGAGCGGACCTTCATCGAGGAGATGGTGCCCGAGCTGGCGGCGGCAGGGATCGTGTTCTCCGAGTACCACGACCTCGACGAGGACGACCGCAAGTTCCTCGACGAGGAGTTCGAGCACCGCATCTTTCCGGTGCTCACACCGCTGGCGGTCGACCCCGGCCACCCGTTCCCCTACATCTCGGATCTGTCGCTCAACCTGGCGGTGGTGGTGCGCAACCCCGACACCGACGAGGTCCTGTTCGCCCGGGTGAAGGTGCCGAGCCTGTTGCCGCGGTTCGTGGTCCTGCCCGATGGTGAGCGATTCGTGCCCCTCGAACAGGTCATCGCCGCTCACCTGGGCCAGCTGTTCCCCGGCATGGTGGTCGACGAGCACGTCCCGTTCCGGGTCACCCGCAACGCCGACCTGACCCTCGACGAGGACGAGGCCGAGGACCTGCTGTCCGCGGTCGAGGTGGAGCTGCGCCGGCGGCGCTTCGGCGCTGCGGTCCGGCTCGAGGTCGACCTCACCATGTCGGAGTCCATCCGCAGCTTGTTGGTGCGCGAGCTCGAGCTCACCGACGATGACGTCTACCCCCACGCAGGGCCTCTCGGGCTCGGGGGCCTGTGGTCGTTGCACGAGCTGGCCCGGCCCGACCTCAAGGATCCCGCCTGGGCACCGGTCACCGAACCTCGTCTGACCGACACCGACGACGAGCCGCTCGACATCTTCGCCGAGCTCGGCAAGGGGCCCGTCCTCGTCCACCACCCCTACTCGTCGTTCGCGGCCTCGGTCGAGGAGTTCGTGCGCCAAGCCGCAATCGATCCGAAGGTTCTGGCGATCAAGCTCACCCTGTATCGGACCTCCGGCGACAGTCCGATCATCGGGTCGCTCATCCGGGCGGCCGAGCGAGGCAAGCAGGTGGCGGTGCTCATCGAGCTCAAGGCCCGCTTCGACGAGCAGGCCAACATCGAGTGGGCGAGACGACTCGAACAGGCGGGGGTGCACGTCGCCTATGGCTTTGCTGGCCTCAAGATCCACACCAAGACCGTGCTCGTGGTGCGCAACGAGTCCGACCGGATCCGCCGCTACTGCCACATCGGCACCGGCAACTACAACCCCAAGACCGCGCGGCTGTACGAGGACCTGGGGTTGCTGTCGGCCGACGACGACCTGGGTGCCGACCTCACCCAACTGTTCAACTTCCTGACCGGCTACGCGCGCGAGGTCAGCTACCGCCGGCTGCTCGTGGCGCCGCACCGGTTGCGGGACCGGATCGTCGAGCTCATCCGCGGTGAGGTGGCGGCAGGCCCCGAGCGTGGTCGCATCCGCATGAAGATGAACAGCCTCGTCGACGCCACCATGATCGAGGAGCTCTACGCGGCGGGCGCGGCCGGCATCCCCATCGACTTGATCATCCGCGGCATCTGTTGTCTCCGACCCGGCGTGCCGGGCCTGTCGGAGCACATCTCGGTGCGGTCGATCGTCGGGCGCTATCTGGAGCACTCCCGCATCTTCCACTTCGCCAACGGCGCGGGGCCGGGTCGGGACGCCTACTTCATCGGGTCGGCCGATCTCATGCCCCGCAACCTCGACCGCCGGGTCGAAGCCCTGGTCGGGATCGACGACCCCGACCTGCAGGGTCGGCTGGCCGAGGTGATCGAGATCAACCTGGCCGATGACCAGCATTCGTGGGAGCTGGGTCCCGACGGCGAGTGGTCCCGCACCAAGGGGCCCCTGGGCCGCAACGCCCACCTCGAGCTGCAGCAGCTGGCCCTCGAACGCTCGGCCCGGCCGGTCCGCGCGGGGTGA
- a CDS encoding carboxymuconolactone decarboxylase family protein has translation MTDHIPEVYTDLRGAHPEIAEALDRLGELTSATGPLDDRTVRLVKLGIAAGAQADGAVRSHARRALADGISPDELRQVALLTITTRGFPAAVAAWGWIDEVIAAEGG, from the coding sequence GTGACCGACCACATCCCCGAGGTGTACACCGACCTGCGTGGCGCCCACCCCGAGATCGCCGAGGCGCTCGACCGACTGGGCGAGCTCACCTCGGCCACGGGTCCGCTCGACGATCGCACCGTGCGCCTGGTGAAGCTCGGCATCGCTGCCGGAGCCCAGGCCGATGGAGCGGTCCGGTCCCACGCCCGCAGAGCCCTGGCCGATGGGATCAGCCCCGACGAGCTCCGCCAGGTGGCCCTGCTCACCATCACCACCCGGGGCTTTCCCGCTGCGGTGGCGGCCTGGGGATGGATCGACGAGGTGATCGCGGCCGAGGGCGGGTGA
- the nrfD gene encoding NrfD/PsrC family molybdoenzyme membrane anchor subunit, translating to MDQSLVNEHIRWGVVVVTYLFLSGIGAGSLIVAVLPRLPGVFEQPTLLRLRRAAIISAAACFVVIPLAVIADLTQPWRMWRVLFAPNETSAMPYGSVSLLILTALIAVNLWLIHRPGFARVASERDDIVGRLAGLLAGRQQEPDAPLSPSAERFARGLAIASVIAAVAFVAYTGFLLSSMTSFGLWYTPLLGIIFAFAALAAGFLWLSILAGLSKEFARDNALVRLLAASAAVLLGAHLGVRLWGLAHSAYGENELWPAIRELHFSRDLFAFVGLELVIGGAAAVGLLTWAAVRSHPRAAAVGGLLGLVGLYASRWMIVIGGQTISRTGEGFVDEAVHIGGREGVVAASGLVIWALVVGVLLWIVLPHDEGPVAATTPGEAASRTRRALLGVAVGAVAAVAAGWSTIRALIQPEYKAQVSGPTPPSADAVVHTICLSCDARCGSRAIIRDGKVRTLLGNPYHPASTMNQPIDFETPIAEGLRASGSLCLKGVSGLQYLYDPYRIHLPLKRTGPRGSAQFEPIGWDQLITELVEGGRLFEHIGEDREIEGFRALHSTEPLDPDVPELGPRANQVVWNTGRGQSGRQDFIERFLAAYGSINYVSHTDLCQMNWYVTNYLFTGRHNPDVSGHSQLFADINNSEYMLFFGVNLGGGWKPGVNTSAPILANRHARGDGHLVLVDPYVPPGRGYADEWVPVKPGTDAAMVLGMIRWILDNDRYNEAYLAHANESSARGAGETTWLNAPYLVVREEGDERYGRFLRASDLGLGDDEYVVIDAATGQPAANTSVSTGELFVDREVVDADGRSLAVKTALQLLRDEAERNSVAEWSEIAGVPVETVERLADEFTSHGRKATASCYRGATMHSMGIYAGLAIQMLNALVGNFDRRGGMTKNAGGPAWSEGRYDLETIDGAPDKGGVHISRVGTKTDIAYEESSEYRRKVEAGQDPYPSDRPWYPFTHAGITTEALGAVATGYPYRPKIYINYYINQLHSIPGGRRFREAVKDPDQLPLFISVDTTISETSVNSDYIIPDAMYLEHWGFMGQQAGAVQQPHVAVRTPAVEPLTGRTDDGRPMTMETFLIDVAAELGLPGFGDDAIPGAGPLEGERFPLRRAEDFYLRGVANLASNAGTPLADADELSFVESGYPVAAHREILDSDEWSRSAYLLARGGYFEPPEAAWDDDEVHTTGLKIDPAAPLQVWHEVLATTVNPALGRTLPGCATYLPAEDGTGQRFEDIDQEYPFHVVTFRLSTRTKSRTAYDYWALEVNPRNFVEMNPIDIERLGLHRGDKVRISSASDSTEGVLFPSERVRPGVIAGTHHFGHTQQGTTDWQIRDAASAVNGGSYINPVMHGTSTSPARGDKVTGDPRRGSAGFNVNDAMRRNDELDNTPLVDNAGGATVFLDTRVKVERV from the coding sequence ATGGATCAGAGTCTCGTCAACGAGCACATCCGCTGGGGTGTGGTCGTCGTCACCTACCTGTTCCTCTCAGGTATCGGTGCCGGCAGCCTCATCGTCGCGGTGCTGCCCCGCCTGCCAGGGGTGTTCGAACAGCCAACGCTGTTGCGCCTCCGCCGGGCCGCGATCATCAGCGCCGCGGCGTGCTTCGTCGTCATCCCGCTCGCCGTCATCGCCGACCTCACCCAGCCATGGCGGATGTGGAGGGTCCTGTTCGCCCCGAACGAGACCTCGGCGATGCCCTACGGATCGGTGTCGCTGCTCATCCTGACCGCGCTCATCGCCGTCAACCTCTGGCTGATCCACCGGCCCGGGTTCGCCCGAGTGGCGTCGGAGCGCGACGACATCGTCGGGCGGCTCGCCGGGCTCCTCGCCGGTCGCCAGCAGGAGCCCGATGCTCCGCTCTCACCTTCGGCCGAGCGGTTCGCTCGGGGGCTCGCGATCGCATCGGTGATCGCCGCGGTCGCCTTCGTCGCCTACACCGGGTTCCTGCTGTCGAGCATGACCTCGTTCGGTCTCTGGTACACACCGCTGCTGGGGATCATCTTCGCCTTCGCCGCCCTCGCAGCGGGGTTCCTGTGGCTGTCGATCCTCGCCGGCCTGTCGAAGGAGTTCGCTCGGGACAACGCCCTGGTCCGGCTGCTGGCGGCCAGCGCGGCGGTGCTCCTCGGTGCGCACCTCGGGGTCCGCCTCTGGGGTCTCGCCCACAGCGCCTACGGCGAGAACGAGCTGTGGCCGGCGATCCGCGAGCTGCACTTCAGCCGCGACCTGTTCGCCTTCGTCGGCCTCGAGCTGGTGATCGGCGGCGCGGCGGCTGTTGGCCTGCTCACCTGGGCCGCGGTGCGCAGCCACCCCCGGGCGGCAGCGGTCGGAGGCCTGCTCGGTCTCGTCGGCCTCTACGCGAGCCGGTGGATGATCGTGATCGGCGGCCAGACGATCTCGCGCACCGGCGAGGGGTTCGTCGACGAGGCGGTGCACATCGGCGGCCGTGAGGGTGTGGTCGCCGCCTCGGGTCTGGTGATCTGGGCGCTGGTGGTCGGCGTGCTGCTGTGGATCGTGCTCCCCCACGACGAAGGGCCGGTTGCTGCCACGACTCCCGGCGAGGCCGCGTCGCGGACGCGGCGGGCCCTGCTGGGTGTCGCCGTGGGCGCGGTCGCTGCGGTTGCCGCGGGCTGGTCGACGATCCGTGCGCTGATCCAGCCCGAGTACAAGGCTCAGGTGTCGGGGCCCACGCCCCCCTCTGCCGACGCGGTGGTGCACACGATCTGTCTGTCCTGTGATGCTCGTTGCGGGAGCCGCGCCATCATCCGGGACGGCAAGGTGCGAACGCTGCTGGGGAACCCGTATCACCCGGCATCGACGATGAACCAGCCGATCGACTTCGAGACCCCGATCGCCGAGGGCCTCCGCGCCAGCGGATCGCTCTGCCTCAAGGGTGTCTCCGGGCTCCAGTACCTCTATGACCCCTACCGGATCCACCTGCCCCTGAAGCGCACTGGTCCCCGAGGGTCCGCGCAGTTCGAACCCATCGGTTGGGATCAGTTGATCACCGAGTTGGTCGAGGGTGGGCGCCTGTTCGAGCACATCGGTGAGGATCGTGAGATCGAGGGCTTCCGCGCCCTGCACTCCACCGAGCCACTCGACCCCGATGTGCCCGAGCTCGGACCCCGCGCCAACCAGGTCGTGTGGAACACCGGGCGAGGTCAGTCGGGGCGCCAGGACTTCATCGAGCGGTTCCTCGCCGCCTACGGCAGCATCAACTACGTCAGCCACACAGACCTCTGCCAGATGAACTGGTATGTGACCAACTACCTGTTCACCGGCCGACACAACCCCGATGTCAGCGGGCACAGCCAGCTCTTCGCCGACATCAACAACAGCGAGTACATGCTGTTCTTCGGCGTCAACCTCGGTGGCGGGTGGAAGCCCGGCGTCAACACCTCTGCACCCATCCTCGCCAACCGGCACGCTCGCGGCGACGGGCACCTCGTGCTCGTCGACCCGTACGTGCCCCCGGGGCGTGGGTACGCCGACGAGTGGGTCCCGGTGAAGCCCGGCACCGACGCAGCGATGGTGCTCGGGATGATCCGGTGGATCCTCGACAACGACCGCTACAACGAGGCGTACCTCGCTCACGCCAACGAGAGCTCGGCGCGCGGTGCGGGCGAGACCACCTGGTTGAACGCCCCCTATCTGGTCGTCCGCGAGGAAGGAGACGAGCGGTATGGCCGGTTCCTTCGGGCGAGCGACCTCGGGTTGGGCGACGACGAGTACGTGGTGATCGATGCGGCGACCGGCCAGCCCGCGGCGAACACCTCGGTGTCGACCGGCGAGCTGTTCGTCGATCGTGAGGTGGTCGATGCCGACGGCCGATCCCTCGCGGTGAAGACGGCACTGCAACTGCTCCGGGACGAGGCCGAGCGCAACTCGGTCGCGGAGTGGTCCGAGATCGCCGGCGTGCCGGTCGAGACCGTCGAGCGCCTCGCCGACGAGTTCACCAGCCACGGTCGCAAGGCCACCGCCTCCTGCTATCGCGGCGCGACCATGCACTCGATGGGCATCTACGCCGGGTTGGCGATCCAGATGCTCAACGCCCTGGTCGGCAACTTCGACCGTCGTGGCGGCATGACCAAGAACGCCGGAGGACCCGCCTGGAGCGAAGGTCGGTACGACCTCGAGACCATCGACGGGGCCCCCGACAAGGGCGGGGTGCACATCTCCCGGGTCGGGACCAAGACCGACATCGCCTACGAGGAGTCCAGCGAGTACCGGCGCAAGGTCGAGGCAGGCCAGGATCCGTACCCGTCGGATCGCCCCTGGTACCCGTTCACTCACGCCGGGATCACCACCGAGGCGCTGGGCGCGGTGGCCACCGGCTACCCGTACCGCCCGAAGATCTACATCAACTACTACATCAACCAGCTTCACTCGATCCCCGGTGGCCGCCGCTTCCGTGAGGCGGTCAAGGACCCGGATCAGCTTCCGCTGTTCATCTCCGTCGACACGACCATCAGCGAGACCAGCGTCAACTCCGACTACATCATTCCCGACGCGATGTACCTCGAACACTGGGGCTTCATGGGCCAGCAAGCAGGCGCGGTCCAGCAGCCCCACGTCGCGGTCCGCACGCCGGCGGTCGAGCCGCTCACCGGTCGTACCGACGATGGCCGTCCCATGACGATGGAGACCTTCCTCATCGACGTGGCCGCCGAGCTCGGTCTGCCAGGGTTCGGCGACGATGCCATCCCCGGCGCCGGACCGCTCGAGGGCGAGAGGTTCCCGTTGCGGCGTGCGGAGGACTTCTACCTCCGTGGCGTTGCCAACCTGGCGTCGAACGCCGGAACACCCCTCGCGGACGCGGACGAGTTGAGCTTCGTCGAGTCGGGCTACCCGGTGGCAGCACATCGCGAGATCCTCGACTCCGACGAGTGGTCACGATCGGCCTACCTGCTGGCACGAGGTGGCTACTTCGAACCTCCCGAGGCGGCATGGGACGACGACGAGGTGCACACGACGGGGCTCAAGATCGATCCGGCCGCGCCGCTGCAGGTGTGGCACGAGGTGCTCGCCACCACGGTCAACCCCGCGCTCGGTCGCACCCTTCCGGGATGCGCGACCTACCTGCCTGCCGAGGACGGAACCGGACAGCGGTTCGAGGACATCGACCAGGAGTACCCGTTCCATGTCGTCACCTTCCGCCTCTCGACCCGGACCAAGTCCCGCACGGCCTACGACTACTGGGCCCTCGAGGTCAACCCGAGGAACTTCGTCGAGATGAATCCGATCGACATCGAGCGGCTCGGCTTGCATCGGGGCGACAAGGTGCGGATCAGTTCGGCGAGTGACAGCACCGAAGGGGTCCTGTTCCCGTCCGAGCGGGTCCGGCCTGGAGTCATCGCCGGCACCCACCACTTCGGGCACACCCAGCAGGGCACCACCGACTGGCAGATCCGCGACGCGGCAAGTGCGGTGAACGGCGGCTCCTACATCAACCCGGTGATGCACGGGACGTCGACCTCGCCGGCACGTGGCGACAAGGTGACCGGCGATCCGCGCCGTGGTTCTGCGGGGTTCAACGTCAACGACGCGATGCGACGCAACGACGAGCTCGACAACACGCCGTTGGTCGACAACGCCGGTGGTGCCACGGTGTTCCTCGACACGAGGGTCAAGGTGGAGCGCGTGTGA
- a CDS encoding 4Fe-4S dicluster domain-containing protein — protein sequence MVPCAGCGEPHLPARLLAHAKQVVRDSGRPPTRSSRQLDLCPSCRVVADEGLRVTDDDGRPTPVGLPQLDRRSFLVGSAATVGGVLGMIATGAEPAAAQAAPVEPAGRLGMVIDIGRCIGCHACTAACKAENHVPLGVYRDWVEEYVQGTYPDARPVFVPKLCNHCTDPGCMRACPTGAIFRRSDGIVDLDHSMCIGCRACNQACPYGATFVDPVRHTADKCNLCAHRVDEGLRPACVDVCPSQCRVFGDLDDPNSAPSQLIASQPTDVLRPELGLGPNVHYVGLPSDPGEPTTAVTTGTREL from the coding sequence ATGGTGCCCTGCGCGGGGTGCGGCGAGCCGCACCTGCCCGCCCGCCTGCTGGCACACGCCAAGCAGGTGGTTCGCGACAGCGGCCGTCCACCGACCCGGTCGAGCCGGCAGCTCGATCTCTGCCCCAGCTGCCGGGTGGTGGCAGACGAAGGGCTGCGCGTCACCGACGACGACGGCCGGCCCACGCCGGTCGGCCTGCCCCAGCTCGATCGTCGTTCGTTCCTCGTGGGGAGCGCGGCGACCGTGGGCGGCGTCCTGGGCATGATCGCCACTGGTGCGGAGCCGGCCGCCGCCCAAGCCGCGCCCGTCGAGCCCGCCGGCCGGCTGGGGATGGTGATCGACATCGGACGATGCATCGGTTGCCATGCGTGCACGGCGGCGTGCAAGGCCGAGAACCACGTGCCCCTCGGCGTCTACCGCGATTGGGTCGAGGAGTACGTGCAGGGCACCTACCCCGATGCCCGCCCGGTGTTCGTGCCGAAGCTCTGCAACCACTGCACTGATCCGGGCTGCATGCGTGCGTGCCCCACCGGGGCGATCTTCCGACGCTCCGACGGCATCGTCGATCTCGACCACAGCATGTGCATCGGGTGCCGGGCCTGCAACCAGGCCTGCCCCTACGGCGCCACGTTCGTCGACCCGGTGCGACACACCGCCGACAAGTGCAACCTGTGCGCCCATCGCGTCGACGAGGGCCTCCGGCCGGCATGTGTCGACGTGTGCCCTTCCCAGTGCCGCGTGTTCGGTGATCTCGACGACCCGAACAGTGCGCCCAGCCAGTTGATCGCCAGCCAGCCGACCGACGTGCTGCGCCCAGAGCTCGGTCTCGGGCCCAACGTCCACTACGTGGGACTGCCGTCGGACCCGGGCGAACCCACCACCGCAGTCACCACCGGAACCAGGGAGTTGTGA